Proteins from a genomic interval of Rubinisphaera italica:
- a CDS encoding TatD family hydrolase, with product MANLPPLFDTHAHLDEPSLAAETEQLLTACQENGLVGVLTIGTTVESSRGSIVLAENHERICAAVGIHPNYVSQAGPSDWDAIVEFAQYDSVKAIGETGLDRYWDHSPIDLQVDYFKRHLQLTRETGKPFIVHCRDAEPDVLEVLAAEYQKHGPLNGVMHSFCGSAETAQKCLDWGMMLSFSGMLTFKRNVELRELAATVPQDRVLVETDAPYLAPMPYRGKRNQPAYVKHTAEVLADCYGMSYKELCQITTANAMRFLKIN from the coding sequence ATGGCTAATCTTCCCCCACTATTCGACACTCATGCTCATTTGGACGAACCTTCGCTGGCTGCTGAAACGGAACAGTTGCTTACTGCGTGTCAGGAAAACGGCTTGGTTGGTGTGCTTACGATTGGAACCACAGTGGAGAGTAGTCGTGGTTCGATTGTGTTAGCAGAAAACCATGAACGTATTTGTGCAGCCGTCGGGATTCATCCGAATTATGTTTCCCAGGCTGGTCCTTCCGACTGGGATGCTATCGTCGAGTTTGCTCAATATGATTCCGTAAAAGCAATCGGCGAAACCGGACTGGACCGCTACTGGGATCACTCGCCAATCGATTTGCAAGTCGATTACTTCAAACGTCATCTACAATTGACACGCGAGACCGGGAAACCTTTTATTGTGCATTGTCGGGATGCAGAGCCGGATGTGTTGGAGGTCCTTGCGGCTGAGTATCAGAAACATGGCCCCCTCAATGGTGTGATGCACTCATTCTGCGGTTCGGCGGAGACGGCTCAAAAATGCCTGGACTGGGGCATGATGCTTTCCTTCTCCGGCATGCTCACCTTCAAACGAAATGTCGAACTTCGTGAACTCGCAGCAACTGTTCCGCAGGATCGTGTGTTGGTCGAAACCGATGCACCCTACCTGGCACCGATGCCGTATCGTGGCAAACGAAATCAACCTGCCTATGTGAAGCATACCGCCGAAGTCCTCGCAGATTGTTACGGTATGAGCTATAAAGAACTGTGCCAGATAACGACGGCTAACGCGATGCGTTTCCTGAAAATCAATTAA
- a CDS encoding ATP-dependent helicase — MTPRELTASLNPSQRDAATTVEGPLLVLAGAGTGKTRVITTRMALLINRGTAADRILSVTFTNKAAKEMAERIRELIGRRKVKPLISTFHSLCVKILRDEIEVLGYRKNFTIIDRGDQESLAREVLRSIRVQESTLKPGDLLAILSRWKTNGVQPESAGDHALDDREFLASMAYRKYCDRLRARNSVDFDDLLLLTDQLFAKHPDALKRQQDKFDYVQIDEYQDTNQLQFRLIQALVRSHNNLCVVGDDDQSIYAWRGAEVKHILSFQSHFPTAKIVRLEDNYRCTDEILNVANRLVSFNRERHHKVLRSTKKAVEPVRYEKFSDEVTEAERIGLEISYMIAKKNRQPSDFAILFRTNEQPRAFESELRRRQIPYVILGSQSFFDRKEIRDLMAYMRIISQPRDESALLRIINTPARSIGTTTIEKIMKRSIIEGSPFFEATRNAIASGELSERAGQSVLRFEEQLKTWRAMFATTNQSLGQSLRKLIESLKYKSEVERSYKEPAQVQTRLESIEQLADSVDDYTRRVANPRLQSFLDEIALNDRDEFGTDKKKELDQNAVKLLTIHSAKGLEFPRVYLVGMEEGLLPHKRSVEGTRQDIEEERRLAYVGVTRAQESLTLTFAETRRKWGKPRKTVPSRFLFEMRSDKQNEEAVEAE, encoded by the coding sequence ATGACTCCTCGTGAATTGACAGCTTCGTTGAATCCCTCGCAACGGGATGCGGCAACGACGGTTGAAGGGCCTCTCCTGGTTCTGGCTGGAGCCGGGACTGGGAAGACACGTGTGATCACAACCCGCATGGCTCTTTTAATTAACCGCGGAACGGCAGCCGATCGCATCCTTTCAGTCACTTTCACCAACAAAGCCGCCAAGGAAATGGCTGAACGTATCCGGGAATTGATTGGTCGCCGCAAAGTGAAACCGTTAATCTCCACATTTCACTCTTTGTGTGTGAAAATACTCCGGGACGAAATTGAAGTCCTCGGCTATCGAAAAAACTTCACCATCATTGATCGGGGCGATCAGGAATCGCTCGCGCGTGAAGTGTTACGAAGTATCCGAGTTCAGGAATCGACTCTCAAGCCGGGAGATCTGCTCGCGATTCTCAGCCGTTGGAAAACGAATGGCGTTCAACCGGAATCAGCAGGTGACCACGCCCTCGATGACCGGGAATTCCTCGCCTCGATGGCTTATCGAAAATATTGTGATCGACTCCGAGCTCGCAATAGTGTCGACTTTGATGATCTACTCCTGTTGACAGACCAACTCTTCGCCAAGCATCCCGATGCCCTGAAACGTCAGCAGGATAAATTTGATTATGTCCAGATCGATGAATATCAGGACACAAATCAGCTACAGTTTCGTTTGATTCAAGCTTTAGTTCGATCTCACAATAATTTGTGCGTGGTCGGAGATGACGATCAATCAATTTATGCGTGGCGAGGAGCAGAGGTCAAACATATCCTCTCGTTTCAATCGCACTTCCCGACTGCCAAAATCGTTCGACTCGAAGACAACTATCGTTGTACGGATGAAATTCTGAATGTTGCCAACCGCCTGGTCAGCTTCAATCGTGAACGTCATCACAAGGTGTTGCGATCCACTAAGAAAGCAGTCGAGCCAGTTCGCTACGAAAAGTTTTCCGATGAAGTGACCGAAGCCGAGCGAATCGGTTTGGAAATCAGCTACATGATAGCCAAGAAAAATCGGCAACCTTCTGATTTTGCAATCCTATTCCGAACAAACGAGCAACCCCGAGCTTTTGAATCCGAATTGCGACGACGACAAATCCCTTATGTGATTTTGGGGAGCCAATCCTTTTTTGATCGCAAAGAAATCCGGGATTTGATGGCCTATATGCGGATCATCTCTCAGCCTCGCGATGAATCCGCATTGCTGCGCATCATCAACACCCCTGCCCGTAGCATCGGCACGACGACGATTGAAAAAATCATGAAACGTTCGATCATCGAAGGCTCTCCCTTCTTTGAAGCGACACGTAATGCAATCGCATCCGGGGAACTTTCAGAACGAGCCGGTCAATCAGTATTGAGGTTTGAAGAACAACTCAAAACCTGGCGGGCAATGTTTGCCACGACCAATCAATCTCTCGGACAAAGTCTACGCAAGTTGATTGAGTCACTGAAATACAAATCCGAAGTGGAGCGTTCCTACAAAGAACCAGCTCAGGTGCAGACGCGTCTCGAGTCGATCGAACAATTGGCCGATTCTGTAGACGACTACACACGACGCGTCGCTAATCCGCGTCTGCAGAGTTTTCTGGATGAAATCGCCCTGAACGACCGTGATGAATTTGGCACTGACAAGAAAAAAGAACTCGATCAGAATGCGGTTAAACTCCTGACGATTCACAGCGCTAAAGGTCTCGAATTCCCTCGAGTGTATCTCGTCGGCATGGAAGAAGGTCTCTTGCCCCACAAACGTTCGGTGGAAGGGACCCGTCAGGATATTGAAGAAGAACGTCGTCTGGCCTATGTCGGCGTGACTCGCGCTCAAGAATCCCTCACGCTTACATTTGCGGAAACTCGTAGAAAATGGGGCAAACCCCGCAAGACAGTCCCTTCGCGATTTTTATTCGAAATGCGGAGCGACAAACAAAACGAAGAAGCCGTCGAGGCTGAATAA
- a CDS encoding DUF167 domain-containing protein, with translation MGRLHLKVVPSSSRDQIVGWLGEALKIKVKAPPEKGKANASVIELIATKLNIPRESMSLISGETSPVKVIEIQGVDNPQLKQRVEDALNSI, from the coding sequence ATGGGAAGACTTCATCTGAAAGTTGTGCCATCCTCTTCCCGCGACCAAATTGTCGGCTGGCTTGGAGAAGCACTGAAAATCAAAGTGAAAGCTCCACCCGAAAAAGGTAAGGCCAATGCATCCGTGATTGAGTTAATAGCCACCAAACTGAACATTCCTCGCGAATCCATGTCCCTGATTAGTGGCGAGACGTCCCCTGTCAAAGTGATTGAAATACAGGGAGTTGATAATCCTCAACTGAAGCAGCGGGTTGAAGATGCTTTGAATTCGATCTGA
- the accD gene encoding acetyl-CoA carboxylase, carboxyltransferase subunit beta: MTDEEPNSNDRPAKRGVPEGLWLKCPECQATVFRKQVDRLLGICPECDHHFKVGARARLEQLLDVGSFEEWMTEMHSVDPLGFVDSRPYKDRLKSEQKKTGMVDACIAGRGYLRGRPVVIAVTDPDFIMGSMGSVVGEKLTRATEKATELRLPLIIVSGSGGGARMHEGILSLMQMAKVSAALGKYNEEGGFFISVLTNPTMGGVAASFASLGDIVVAEEKAMIGFAGPRVIVATVKAPLPEGFQTSEFLMEHGFVDRIIHRKDLRSELAAFIDYFEIAPAKV; the protein is encoded by the coding sequence ATGACTGACGAAGAGCCGAATTCAAATGACCGTCCTGCGAAACGAGGCGTTCCTGAGGGATTGTGGCTGAAATGTCCTGAATGTCAGGCCACGGTTTTCCGTAAACAGGTCGATCGATTACTTGGTATCTGTCCTGAATGCGATCATCACTTCAAAGTCGGAGCACGAGCCCGACTCGAACAACTGCTCGATGTCGGCAGTTTTGAGGAGTGGATGACCGAGATGCACTCGGTCGACCCGCTCGGCTTTGTCGATTCCCGTCCCTACAAAGACCGACTGAAATCCGAACAAAAAAAGACCGGCATGGTCGATGCCTGTATAGCCGGGCGTGGTTACCTGCGTGGGCGTCCTGTAGTGATTGCTGTGACAGATCCCGATTTCATCATGGGTAGTATGGGATCTGTTGTGGGAGAAAAACTGACTCGGGCGACTGAAAAAGCGACCGAACTTCGACTACCATTGATTATCGTCAGCGGTTCTGGAGGTGGTGCCCGTATGCATGAGGGAATTTTATCCCTGATGCAAATGGCCAAAGTCTCCGCAGCACTGGGAAAATACAATGAAGAAGGCGGTTTTTTTATCTCTGTCCTGACAAACCCAACAATGGGAGGTGTCGCCGCCAGCTTCGCATCTCTGGGAGATATTGTTGTTGCTGAAGAAAAAGCGATGATTGGTTTTGCGGGCCCACGAGTCATTGTCGCGACTGTCAAAGCACCACTGCCTGAAGGGTTCCAGACCAGTGAATTTTTGATGGAACACGGCTTCGTCGACCGGATCATCCACCGTAAAGACTTACGTTCCGAATTAGCCGCATTCATCGACTACTTCGAAATTGCTCCAGCCAAGGTCTGA
- a CDS encoding histidine phosphatase family protein produces MCKIFLVRPGQTDYDSQHRVQGSLNLPLNEGGFREVETLIESLADQEIDLILSGPNEPSHSTAEIISEKLDVPFKSSELLRNVSQGIWEGLEVDEVKRKYPTVYRHWEDAPLEVAIPNAEPIEAAVKRVIKLMKQYGRKDKHILIVAPEPLATLIACNVEGRKVCLHHQPQDIKRCKLQKLHRA; encoded by the coding sequence ATGTGCAAAATCTTTCTGGTTCGTCCCGGACAAACCGATTACGATTCCCAGCACAGAGTTCAAGGCTCTTTGAACCTGCCTCTCAATGAGGGTGGATTTCGAGAAGTTGAAACCTTGATCGAGTCGCTGGCAGATCAGGAAATCGATCTGATTCTTTCAGGCCCTAACGAACCTTCTCATAGCACTGCTGAAATCATCTCCGAAAAACTGGATGTCCCTTTTAAGTCCTCTGAACTTTTACGGAATGTCAGCCAGGGAATCTGGGAAGGTTTAGAAGTCGATGAAGTGAAGCGCAAATACCCAACTGTTTACCGTCACTGGGAAGATGCGCCTCTGGAAGTCGCCATTCCCAATGCCGAACCAATTGAAGCAGCAGTGAAACGTGTCATCAAGTTAATGAAACAATATGGGCGGAAAGATAAACACATTCTTATTGTCGCCCCTGAACCGCTGGCGACTTTAATCGCCTGTAATGTCGAAGGCCGAAAGGTCTGCCTGCATCATCAGCCTCAGGACATTAAACGCTGCAAACTGCAGAAACTGCACCGAGCTTAG
- a CDS encoding serine/threonine protein kinase, whose protein sequence is MQLIKNLFQRNQPKVDRVNLKTRFERISQMGLGTMSKVWKANDRQNQQFVALKLIDREALAKMNARFPGLNRPEEGVVGKSLEHPNIVKTYEFGLSTEDEPFIVMEYIDGYGLQQLIELQNETLLKHRMKWIITMGEALQYFHEQGWIHRDFCPKNILTTTTGRIKLIDFGLAVPNTPPFQAPGNRTGTADYMAPELVRRQRTDQRIDVYSYAVTCYQIFSNQLPYAQGRNLQTIVKNMNQPPKNIRETSPGIPEPVAQVIERGLEKNPDERWQSVREMTIAFRNLVRKRPATPK, encoded by the coding sequence ATGCAATTGATTAAAAACCTCTTTCAGCGAAATCAACCCAAAGTCGATCGTGTGAATCTAAAGACACGATTTGAGCGAATTTCCCAAATGGGACTGGGCACAATGTCCAAAGTCTGGAAGGCGAACGATCGCCAGAACCAGCAATTTGTTGCCTTGAAATTGATCGACCGCGAAGCCCTCGCGAAAATGAACGCCCGCTTTCCCGGCTTGAATCGTCCAGAAGAAGGTGTGGTGGGCAAATCACTCGAACATCCTAACATCGTTAAAACCTACGAATTCGGTCTGAGTACCGAAGACGAACCGTTCATTGTGATGGAATACATCGACGGTTACGGCTTACAGCAGCTGATTGAACTGCAGAACGAAACCCTGTTGAAACATCGAATGAAATGGATCATTACGATGGGAGAAGCTCTGCAATACTTTCACGAGCAGGGCTGGATTCATCGCGATTTCTGCCCGAAAAATATCCTGACGACAACCACTGGCCGGATTAAACTGATCGACTTCGGTTTAGCGGTCCCGAATACGCCTCCATTCCAGGCACCGGGCAACCGAACGGGAACAGCCGACTACATGGCTCCTGAACTTGTTCGACGGCAACGAACCGATCAGCGAATCGATGTCTATTCCTATGCGGTGACCTGCTATCAGATTTTCTCGAATCAACTGCCATACGCTCAGGGACGAAACTTGCAGACCATCGTTAAGAATATGAATCAGCCCCCAAAAAATATCCGGGAAACCTCACCCGGAATCCCGGAACCTGTGGCACAGGTCATTGAACGCGGGCTCGAAAAAAATCCCGACGAACGCTGGCAATCCGTGCGCGAAATGACAATCGCCTTCCGCAACCTCGTCCGCAAACGCCCCGCAACACCAAAGTGA